In the Serinus canaria isolate serCan28SL12 chromosome 22, serCan2020, whole genome shotgun sequence genome, one interval contains:
- the PRNP gene encoding major prion protein homolog, translated as MARLLGTSCLLLLLLLGLCADVASSKKGKVKPGGGGWGTGSRQPSYPRQPGYPQNPGYPHNPGYPHNPGYPHNPGYPQNPGYPHNPGYPGWGQGYNPSSGGTYHQKPWKAPKPKTNLKHVAGAAAAGAVVGGLGGYAMGRVMSGMHYRFDSPDESRWWSENAARYPNQVYYRDYRDQRGGPVPQDVFVADCFNITVTEHNIGPAARKGGNASEALNQTEAELETRVVTKVIREMCIQQYQEYRLASHAARRPADAPLAALLLLVLLALH; from the coding sequence ATGGCCCGGCTCCTCggcacctcctgcctgctgctgctgctgctcctgggcctcTGCGCCGACGTCGCCTCCTCCAAGAAGGGCAAAGTCAAACCCGGCGGGGGCGGCTGGGGCACGGGCAGCCGCCAGCCCAGCTACCCCCGCCAGCCCGGCTACCCCCAGAACCCGGGCTACCCGCACAACCCGGGCTACCCGCACAACCCGGGCTACCCGCACAACCCGGGCTACCCCCAGAACCCCGGCTACCCGCACAACCCCGGCTACCcgggctggggccagggctaCAACCCGTCCAGCGGGGGCACGTACCACCAGAAGCCCTGGAAGGCGCCGAAGCCCAAGACCAACCTGAAGCACgtggcgggggcggcggcggcgggcgccgTGGTGGGGGGCTTGGGGGGCTACGCCATGGGCAGGGTGATGTCGGGCATGCACTACCGCTTCGACAGCCCCGACGAGTCGCGCTGGTGGAGCGAGAACGCCGCCCGCTACCCCAACCAGGTCTACTATCGCGACTACCGCGACCAGCGCGGCGGCCCCGTGCCGCAGGACGTCTTCGTGGCCGACTGCTTCAACATCACCGTCACCGAGCACAACATCGGCCCCGCCGCCAGGAAGGGCGGCAACGCCTCGGAGGCGCTGAACCAGACGGAGGCGGAGCTGGAGACGCGCGTGGTGACCAAGGTGATCCGGGAGATGTGCATCCAGCAGTACCAGGAGTACCGGCTGGCTTCCCacgccgcccgccgcccggcCGATGCCCCGCTGGCCGCCCTGCTGCTCCTCGTCCTCCTCGCCCTGCACTAG